A single region of the Brachypodium distachyon strain Bd21 chromosome 3, Brachypodium_distachyon_v3.0, whole genome shotgun sequence genome encodes:
- the LOC100844474 gene encoding protein FAR1-RELATED SEQUENCE 5 isoform X5 — protein sequence MEVEGQGMMEPQGVELEDDSINFWASLGVSTTHVHGVDQMPALHNVQMVDHHVQLLPAATTVSHPQSVCKELFPVEADPCLEPRVGMEFESGEAAKTFYIAYAGRVGFSVRIARSRKSKCSESIIMLRFVCSKEGFSKEKRVVEGKKTRKRPASIREGCNAMLEVLRRGDNKWVVTKLVKEHNHEVGMPSTVHYIATESDTVVDPYIGMEFESLESAKTFYYSYAIRVGFEARVRQSRKSQDESLKMLKLVCSRHRYHSGRETNAEDAKRGQALDPLRDGCEALFEIIRKQQDVWMVSKLIIEHTHELNPAPPSRVCCVRSQGEILVIAKNFADTRNLLLNGQDSQPSREIRYNDLGPEDAQSLLEYLRKVQVEDPAFFYAVQLDKNEQTVNIFWADANARMAYYHFGDAVRFETAYRNSKEHIPIVIFSGVNHHVQPVVFGCALLVDESEKSFAWLFEKWLEAMHVRPPVSFVTELNQQMAAAAAKVLPDTCHIFCEKHIFGTVKEELHNIYPELDHFITDLRKCIDECRIEESFESCWDSVLIKHGFRNNEVLRSLYDIRQQWAPAYTKKSFHAANLLPQSSENFEKIIDKYFSSKTQLQVSVQQLGKAICSFYEKEAQADYLTMVQVPALRTASPMEKQASLIFTRTVFDIFQEQFAESFGYHAERLEDGMVHRYRVTVDDGDEESHTVTFSPDQSTVCCSCCLFESCGILCRHALRVFIIEGVRFLPKAYVLKRWTKHAKSTVTLDNYTDLRGYSEDPSTSRYNDLCYDAIKCAKEGSASSELYKIAKDALHKALDEVMSLRNTRQQNLPNRTTSLKSPVKKFGKAKDTSAKSLKSCAATVCGLVLVQFNTYAMRIRTMKIILVALAGSEKAWKNGAEGQVCFEPPGKPNHVPYHVSELDIFFKMHWLILPLECLRPGAC from the exons ATGGAGGTCGAGGGGCAGGGTATGATGGAGCCCCAAGGGGTGGAGCTCGAGGACGACAGCATCAATTTCTGGGCCTCCCTCGGAGTGAGCACCACCCATGTCCATGGCGTCGACCAGATGCCTGCTCTGCATAATGTCCAGATGGTCGACCACCATGTACAGCTGCTGCCTGCGGCGACTACGGTGTCACACCCGCAGTCTGTCTGCAAGGAGCTATTCCCCGTGGAAGCCGACCCCTGCCTCGAGCCCCGGGTGGGGATGGAATTCGAGTCGGGCGAGGCTGCCAAGACCTTCTACATTGCCTATGCCGGCCGTGTCGGGTTCTCTGTCCGCATTGCTCGGTCCCGCAAGTCCAAGTGCAGCGAGTCAATCATCATGCTAAGGTTTGTTTGCTCCAAGGAGGGGTTCAGCAAGGAGAAGCGTGTCGTCgaggggaagaagacaagGAAAAGGCCAGCCTCCATTAGGGAGGGCTGCAACGCTATGCTTGAGGTTCTCCGCAGAGGCGACAACAAGTGGGTTGTCACCAAGCTTGTCAAGGAGCATAACCATGAGGTTGGGATGCCCAGCACAGTGCACTATATCGCCACTGAGAGCGATACTGTGGTTGACCCTTACATCGGTATGGAGTTTGAATCCCTTGAGTCTGCCAAGACATTCTACTACTCTTATGCTATTCGTGTGGGATTTGAAGCTCGCGTGCGCCAGTCCCGGAAGTCGCAAGATGAGTCACTCAAGATGCTGAAGCTTGTGTGCTCAAGGCACCGGTATCATTCAGGACGGGAAACCAATGCAGAGGATGCCAAGAGAGGGCAAGCCTTGGATCCCTTGAGAGATGGTTGTGAAGCACTATTTGAGATAATTCGGAAGCAGCAAGATGTTTGGATGGTCTCCAAACTCATCATAGAACATACTCATGAGCTGAACCCCGCACCACCAAGTAGAGTTTGCTGTGTCCGCTCACAAGGTGAGATACTTGTAATTGCAAAGAACTTTGCTGACACACGAAATCTCCTATTGAATGGGCAAGATTCCCAGCCTTCTCGAGAGATCCGGTATAATGATTTAGGACCAGAGGATGCTCAAAGCCTACTTGAATATCTTAGGAAGGTACAGGTCGAGGATCCTGCATTTTTTTACGCAGTGCAGCTTGACAAGAATGAGCAGACGGTCAATATCTTCTGGGCTGATGCTAACGCTAGGATGGCTTATTACCATTTTGGTGATGCTGTTAGGTTTGAGACAGCATACAGAAACAGCAAGGAGCATATACCTATTGTCATATTTTCTGGTGTCAATCATCATGTGCAGCCCGTTGTTTTTGGCTGCGCACTACTTGTCGATGAATCTGAAAAATCATTTGCATGGCTATTTGAAAAATGGCTTGAAGCAATGCATGTGAGGCCCCCTGTTTCTTTCGTAACAGAGCTGAACCAACAGatggcagcagctgctgccaAGGTACTACCTGACACCTGTCATATTTTCTGCGAGAAGCATATATTTGGTACTGTCAAGGAGGAGCTGCATAATATTTATCCAGAGCTAGACCATTTCATAACTGACCTGAGAAAGTGCATTGATGAATGTAGAATAGAAGAATCATTTGAATCATGTTGGGATTCTGTTCTCATAAAACATGGCTTCAGAAATAATGAAGTTTTACGGTCTCTTTATGATATTCGCCAACAATGGGCCCCTGCATACACAAAGAAATCATTTCATGCCGCAAACCTGCTTCCACAAAGCtctgaaaattttgaaaagaTTATTGATAAGTACTTCTCGTCCAAGACCCAGTTACAGGTTTCCGTGCAGCAACTTGGAAAAGCTATTTGTAGTTTCTATGAGAAAGAAGCTCAGGCGGATTATCTGACGATGGTTCAAGTACCAGCACTGAGGACTGCTTCACCGATGGAAAAACAAGCGAGTTTAATATTTACTAGGACAGTGTTTGATATATTTCAGGAGCAATTTGCCGAGTCCTTTGGGTACCATGCAGAGAGGCTTGAGGATGGGATGGTACATAGGTACCGTGTCACGGTAGATGATGGTGATGAGGAGTCACATACTGTCACTTTCAGTCCAGATCAAAGTACAGTGTGTTGTAGTTGTTGCCTTTTTGAGAGTTGTGGAATCTTGTGCAGGCATGCCCTTCGAGTGTTCATCATCGAAGGAGTACGTTTCCTTCCAAAGGCTTATGTCTTGAAACGCTGGACAAAACATGCAAAAAGTACTGTCACCTTGGACAACTACACTGATCTACGGGGATACTCTGAGGATCCTTCAACTTCAAGGTACAATGATCTTTGCTATGATGCAATCAAATGTGCAAAAGAGGGCTCGGCATCCTCTGAGCTCTATAAAATTGCTAAGGATGCACTGCACAAGGCTCTTGATGAGGTCATGTCTTTAAGGAATACCAGGCAGCAAAATCTGCCAAACCGTACAACGTCATTAAAAAGCCCAGTCAAGAAGTTTGGGAAGGCTAAAGATACCTCTGCCAAGAGCTTAAAGAG TTGTGCTGCAACAGTTTGTGGTCTCGTACTTGTGCAGTTCAATACATATGCCATGAG GATAAGAACAATGAAGATTATTCTTGTTGCCCTAGCTGGTTCGGAGAAAGCTTGGAAAAATGGTGCTGAAGGACAAGTTTGTTTTGAG CCTCCAGGCAAACCAAATCACGTGCCTTACCACGTATCGGAGCTTGACATATTTTTCAAGATGCACTGGTTAATCCTCCCTCTGGAGTGTCTAAGACCAGGGGCTTGTTAA
- the LOC100844474 gene encoding protein FAR1-RELATED SEQUENCE 5 isoform X4 gives MEVEGQGMMEPQGVELEDDSINFWASLGVSTTHVHGVDQMPALHNVQMVDHHVQLLPAATTVSHPQSVCKELFPVEADPCLEPRVGMEFESGEAAKTFYIAYAGRVGFSVRIARSRKSKCSESIIMLRFVCSKEGFSKEKRVVEGKKTRKRPASIREGCNAMLEVLRRGDNKWVVTKLVKEHNHEVGMPSTVHYIATESDTVVDPYIGMEFESLESAKTFYYSYAIRVGFEARVRQSRKSQDESLKMLKLVCSRHRYHSGRETNAEDAKRGQALDPLRDGCEALFEIIRKQQDVWMVSKLIIEHTHELNPAPPSRVCCVRSQGEILVIAKNFADTRNLLLNGQDSQPSREIRYNDLGPEDAQSLLEYLRKVQVEDPAFFYAVQLDKNEQTVNIFWADANARMAYYHFGDAVRFETAYRNSKEHIPIVIFSGVNHHVQPVVFGCALLVDESEKSFAWLFEKWLEAMHVRPPVSFVTELNQQMAAAAAKVLPDTCHIFCEKHIFGTVKEELHNIYPELDHFITDLRKCIDECRIEESFESCWDSVLIKHGFRNNEVLRSLYDIRQQWAPAYTKKSFHAANLLPQSSENFEKIIDKYFSSKTQLQVSVQQLGKAICSFYEKEAQADYLTMVQVPALRTASPMEKQASLIFTRTVFDIFQEQFAESFGYHAERLEDGMVHRYRVTVDDGDEESHTVTFSPDQSTVCCSCCLFESCGILCRHALRVFIIEGVRFLPKAYVLKRWTKHAKSTVTLDNYTDLRGYSEDPSTSRYNDLCYDAIKCAKEGSASSELYKIAKDALHKALDEVMSLRNTRQQNLPNRTTSLKSPVKKFGKAKDTSAKSLKSCAATVCGLVLVQFNTYAMRIRTMKIILVALAGSEKAWKNGAEGQVCFEVKTIKKNTNALKAPNYCFTCLIFSSPASRQTKSRALPRIGA, from the exons ATGGAGGTCGAGGGGCAGGGTATGATGGAGCCCCAAGGGGTGGAGCTCGAGGACGACAGCATCAATTTCTGGGCCTCCCTCGGAGTGAGCACCACCCATGTCCATGGCGTCGACCAGATGCCTGCTCTGCATAATGTCCAGATGGTCGACCACCATGTACAGCTGCTGCCTGCGGCGACTACGGTGTCACACCCGCAGTCTGTCTGCAAGGAGCTATTCCCCGTGGAAGCCGACCCCTGCCTCGAGCCCCGGGTGGGGATGGAATTCGAGTCGGGCGAGGCTGCCAAGACCTTCTACATTGCCTATGCCGGCCGTGTCGGGTTCTCTGTCCGCATTGCTCGGTCCCGCAAGTCCAAGTGCAGCGAGTCAATCATCATGCTAAGGTTTGTTTGCTCCAAGGAGGGGTTCAGCAAGGAGAAGCGTGTCGTCgaggggaagaagacaagGAAAAGGCCAGCCTCCATTAGGGAGGGCTGCAACGCTATGCTTGAGGTTCTCCGCAGAGGCGACAACAAGTGGGTTGTCACCAAGCTTGTCAAGGAGCATAACCATGAGGTTGGGATGCCCAGCACAGTGCACTATATCGCCACTGAGAGCGATACTGTGGTTGACCCTTACATCGGTATGGAGTTTGAATCCCTTGAGTCTGCCAAGACATTCTACTACTCTTATGCTATTCGTGTGGGATTTGAAGCTCGCGTGCGCCAGTCCCGGAAGTCGCAAGATGAGTCACTCAAGATGCTGAAGCTTGTGTGCTCAAGGCACCGGTATCATTCAGGACGGGAAACCAATGCAGAGGATGCCAAGAGAGGGCAAGCCTTGGATCCCTTGAGAGATGGTTGTGAAGCACTATTTGAGATAATTCGGAAGCAGCAAGATGTTTGGATGGTCTCCAAACTCATCATAGAACATACTCATGAGCTGAACCCCGCACCACCAAGTAGAGTTTGCTGTGTCCGCTCACAAGGTGAGATACTTGTAATTGCAAAGAACTTTGCTGACACACGAAATCTCCTATTGAATGGGCAAGATTCCCAGCCTTCTCGAGAGATCCGGTATAATGATTTAGGACCAGAGGATGCTCAAAGCCTACTTGAATATCTTAGGAAGGTACAGGTCGAGGATCCTGCATTTTTTTACGCAGTGCAGCTTGACAAGAATGAGCAGACGGTCAATATCTTCTGGGCTGATGCTAACGCTAGGATGGCTTATTACCATTTTGGTGATGCTGTTAGGTTTGAGACAGCATACAGAAACAGCAAGGAGCATATACCTATTGTCATATTTTCTGGTGTCAATCATCATGTGCAGCCCGTTGTTTTTGGCTGCGCACTACTTGTCGATGAATCTGAAAAATCATTTGCATGGCTATTTGAAAAATGGCTTGAAGCAATGCATGTGAGGCCCCCTGTTTCTTTCGTAACAGAGCTGAACCAACAGatggcagcagctgctgccaAGGTACTACCTGACACCTGTCATATTTTCTGCGAGAAGCATATATTTGGTACTGTCAAGGAGGAGCTGCATAATATTTATCCAGAGCTAGACCATTTCATAACTGACCTGAGAAAGTGCATTGATGAATGTAGAATAGAAGAATCATTTGAATCATGTTGGGATTCTGTTCTCATAAAACATGGCTTCAGAAATAATGAAGTTTTACGGTCTCTTTATGATATTCGCCAACAATGGGCCCCTGCATACACAAAGAAATCATTTCATGCCGCAAACCTGCTTCCACAAAGCtctgaaaattttgaaaagaTTATTGATAAGTACTTCTCGTCCAAGACCCAGTTACAGGTTTCCGTGCAGCAACTTGGAAAAGCTATTTGTAGTTTCTATGAGAAAGAAGCTCAGGCGGATTATCTGACGATGGTTCAAGTACCAGCACTGAGGACTGCTTCACCGATGGAAAAACAAGCGAGTTTAATATTTACTAGGACAGTGTTTGATATATTTCAGGAGCAATTTGCCGAGTCCTTTGGGTACCATGCAGAGAGGCTTGAGGATGGGATGGTACATAGGTACCGTGTCACGGTAGATGATGGTGATGAGGAGTCACATACTGTCACTTTCAGTCCAGATCAAAGTACAGTGTGTTGTAGTTGTTGCCTTTTTGAGAGTTGTGGAATCTTGTGCAGGCATGCCCTTCGAGTGTTCATCATCGAAGGAGTACGTTTCCTTCCAAAGGCTTATGTCTTGAAACGCTGGACAAAACATGCAAAAAGTACTGTCACCTTGGACAACTACACTGATCTACGGGGATACTCTGAGGATCCTTCAACTTCAAGGTACAATGATCTTTGCTATGATGCAATCAAATGTGCAAAAGAGGGCTCGGCATCCTCTGAGCTCTATAAAATTGCTAAGGATGCACTGCACAAGGCTCTTGATGAGGTCATGTCTTTAAGGAATACCAGGCAGCAAAATCTGCCAAACCGTACAACGTCATTAAAAAGCCCAGTCAAGAAGTTTGGGAAGGCTAAAGATACCTCTGCCAAGAGCTTAAAGAG TTGTGCTGCAACAGTTTGTGGTCTCGTACTTGTGCAGTTCAATACATATGCCATGAG GATAAGAACAATGAAGATTATTCTTGTTGCCCTAGCTGGTTCGGAGAAAGCTTGGAAAAATGGTGCTGAAGGACAAGTTTGTTTTGAGGTGAAaactattaaaaaaaataccaatgCCCTAAAGGCCCCTAACTACTG CTTTACGTGTCTTATTTTTTCATCTCCAGCCTCCAGGCAAACCAAATCACGTGCCTTACCACGTATCGGAGCTTGA
- the LOC100844474 gene encoding protein FAR1-RELATED SEQUENCE 5 isoform X7 encodes MEVEGQGMMEPQGVELEDDSINFWASLGVSTTHVHGVDQMPALHNVQMVDHHVQLLPAATTVSHPQSVCKELFPVEADPCLEPRVGMEFESGEAAKTFYIAYAGRVGFSVRIARSRKSKCSESIIMLRFVCSKEGFSKEKRVVEGKKTRKRPASIREGCNAMLEVLRRGDNKWVVTKLVKEHNHEVGMPSTVHYIATESDTVVDPYIGMEFESLESAKTFYYSYAIRVGFEARVRQSRKSQDESLKMLKLVCSRHRYHSGRETNAEDAKRGQALDPLRDGCEALFEIIRKQQDVWMVSKLIIEHTHELNPAPPSRVCCVRSQGEILVIAKNFADTRNLLLNGQDSQPSREIRYNDLGPEDAQSLLEYLRKVQVEDPAFFYAVQLDKNEQTVNIFWADANARMAYYHFGDAVRFETAYRNSKEHIPIVIFSGVNHHVQPVVFGCALLVDESEKSFAWLFEKWLEAMHVRPPVSFVTELNQQMAAAAAKVLPDTCHIFCEKHIFGTVKEELHNIYPELDHFITDLRKCIDECRIEESFESCWDSVLIKHGFRNNEVLRSLYDIRQQWAPAYTKKSFHAANLLPQSSENFEKIIDKYFSSKTQLQVSVQQLGKAICSFYEKEAQADYLTMVQVPALRTASPMEKQASLIFTRTVFDIFQEQFAESFGYHAERLEDGMVHRYRVTVDDGDEESHTVTFSPDQSTVCCSCCLFESCGILCRHALRVFIIEGVRFLPKAYVLKRWTKHAKSTVTLDNYTDLRGYSEDPSTSRYNDLCYDAIKCAKEGSASSELYKIAKDALHKALDEVMSLRNTRQQNLPNRTTSLKSPVKKFGKAKDTSAKSLKRIRTMKIILVALAGSEKAWKNGAEGQVCFEVKTIKKNTNALKAPNYCFTCLIFSSPASRQTKSRALPRIGA; translated from the exons ATGGAGGTCGAGGGGCAGGGTATGATGGAGCCCCAAGGGGTGGAGCTCGAGGACGACAGCATCAATTTCTGGGCCTCCCTCGGAGTGAGCACCACCCATGTCCATGGCGTCGACCAGATGCCTGCTCTGCATAATGTCCAGATGGTCGACCACCATGTACAGCTGCTGCCTGCGGCGACTACGGTGTCACACCCGCAGTCTGTCTGCAAGGAGCTATTCCCCGTGGAAGCCGACCCCTGCCTCGAGCCCCGGGTGGGGATGGAATTCGAGTCGGGCGAGGCTGCCAAGACCTTCTACATTGCCTATGCCGGCCGTGTCGGGTTCTCTGTCCGCATTGCTCGGTCCCGCAAGTCCAAGTGCAGCGAGTCAATCATCATGCTAAGGTTTGTTTGCTCCAAGGAGGGGTTCAGCAAGGAGAAGCGTGTCGTCgaggggaagaagacaagGAAAAGGCCAGCCTCCATTAGGGAGGGCTGCAACGCTATGCTTGAGGTTCTCCGCAGAGGCGACAACAAGTGGGTTGTCACCAAGCTTGTCAAGGAGCATAACCATGAGGTTGGGATGCCCAGCACAGTGCACTATATCGCCACTGAGAGCGATACTGTGGTTGACCCTTACATCGGTATGGAGTTTGAATCCCTTGAGTCTGCCAAGACATTCTACTACTCTTATGCTATTCGTGTGGGATTTGAAGCTCGCGTGCGCCAGTCCCGGAAGTCGCAAGATGAGTCACTCAAGATGCTGAAGCTTGTGTGCTCAAGGCACCGGTATCATTCAGGACGGGAAACCAATGCAGAGGATGCCAAGAGAGGGCAAGCCTTGGATCCCTTGAGAGATGGTTGTGAAGCACTATTTGAGATAATTCGGAAGCAGCAAGATGTTTGGATGGTCTCCAAACTCATCATAGAACATACTCATGAGCTGAACCCCGCACCACCAAGTAGAGTTTGCTGTGTCCGCTCACAAGGTGAGATACTTGTAATTGCAAAGAACTTTGCTGACACACGAAATCTCCTATTGAATGGGCAAGATTCCCAGCCTTCTCGAGAGATCCGGTATAATGATTTAGGACCAGAGGATGCTCAAAGCCTACTTGAATATCTTAGGAAGGTACAGGTCGAGGATCCTGCATTTTTTTACGCAGTGCAGCTTGACAAGAATGAGCAGACGGTCAATATCTTCTGGGCTGATGCTAACGCTAGGATGGCTTATTACCATTTTGGTGATGCTGTTAGGTTTGAGACAGCATACAGAAACAGCAAGGAGCATATACCTATTGTCATATTTTCTGGTGTCAATCATCATGTGCAGCCCGTTGTTTTTGGCTGCGCACTACTTGTCGATGAATCTGAAAAATCATTTGCATGGCTATTTGAAAAATGGCTTGAAGCAATGCATGTGAGGCCCCCTGTTTCTTTCGTAACAGAGCTGAACCAACAGatggcagcagctgctgccaAGGTACTACCTGACACCTGTCATATTTTCTGCGAGAAGCATATATTTGGTACTGTCAAGGAGGAGCTGCATAATATTTATCCAGAGCTAGACCATTTCATAACTGACCTGAGAAAGTGCATTGATGAATGTAGAATAGAAGAATCATTTGAATCATGTTGGGATTCTGTTCTCATAAAACATGGCTTCAGAAATAATGAAGTTTTACGGTCTCTTTATGATATTCGCCAACAATGGGCCCCTGCATACACAAAGAAATCATTTCATGCCGCAAACCTGCTTCCACAAAGCtctgaaaattttgaaaagaTTATTGATAAGTACTTCTCGTCCAAGACCCAGTTACAGGTTTCCGTGCAGCAACTTGGAAAAGCTATTTGTAGTTTCTATGAGAAAGAAGCTCAGGCGGATTATCTGACGATGGTTCAAGTACCAGCACTGAGGACTGCTTCACCGATGGAAAAACAAGCGAGTTTAATATTTACTAGGACAGTGTTTGATATATTTCAGGAGCAATTTGCCGAGTCCTTTGGGTACCATGCAGAGAGGCTTGAGGATGGGATGGTACATAGGTACCGTGTCACGGTAGATGATGGTGATGAGGAGTCACATACTGTCACTTTCAGTCCAGATCAAAGTACAGTGTGTTGTAGTTGTTGCCTTTTTGAGAGTTGTGGAATCTTGTGCAGGCATGCCCTTCGAGTGTTCATCATCGAAGGAGTACGTTTCCTTCCAAAGGCTTATGTCTTGAAACGCTGGACAAAACATGCAAAAAGTACTGTCACCTTGGACAACTACACTGATCTACGGGGATACTCTGAGGATCCTTCAACTTCAAGGTACAATGATCTTTGCTATGATGCAATCAAATGTGCAAAAGAGGGCTCGGCATCCTCTGAGCTCTATAAAATTGCTAAGGATGCACTGCACAAGGCTCTTGATGAGGTCATGTCTTTAAGGAATACCAGGCAGCAAAATCTGCCAAACCGTACAACGTCATTAAAAAGCCCAGTCAAGAAGTTTGGGAAGGCTAAAGATACCTCTGCCAAGAGCTTAAAGAG GATAAGAACAATGAAGATTATTCTTGTTGCCCTAGCTGGTTCGGAGAAAGCTTGGAAAAATGGTGCTGAAGGACAAGTTTGTTTTGAGGTGAAaactattaaaaaaaataccaatgCCCTAAAGGCCCCTAACTACTG CTTTACGTGTCTTATTTTTTCATCTCCAGCCTCCAGGCAAACCAAATCACGTGCCTTACCACGTATCGGAGCTTGA
- the LOC100844474 gene encoding protein FAR1-RELATED SEQUENCE 5 isoform X12: protein MEVEGQGMMEPQGVELEDDSINFWASLGVSTTHVHGVDQMPALHNVQMVDHHVQLLPAATTVSHPQSVCKELFPVEADPCLEPRVGMEFESGEAAKTFYIAYAGRVGFSVRIARSRKSKCSESIIMLRFVCSKEGFSKEKRVVEGKKTRKRPASIREGCNAMLEVLRRGDNKWVVTKLVKEHNHEVGMPSTVHYIATESDTVVDPYIGMEFESLESAKTFYYSYAIRVGFEARVRQSRKSQDESLKMLKLVCSRHRYHSGRETNAEDAKRGQALDPLRDGCEALFEIIRKQQDVWMVSKLIIEHTHELNPAPPSRVCCVRSQGEILVIAKNFADTRNLLLNGQDSQPSREIRYNDLGPEDAQSLLEYLRKVQVEDPAFFYAVQLDKNEQTVNIFWADANARMAYYHFGDAVRFETAYRNSKEHIPIVIFSGVNHHVQPVVFGCALLVDESEKSFAWLFEKWLEAMHVRPPVSFVTELNQQMAAAAAKVLPDTCHIFCEKHIFGTVKEELHNIYPELDHFITDLRKCIDECRIEESFESCWDSVLIKHGFRNNEVLRSLYDIRQQWAPAYTKKSFHAANLLPQSSENFEKIIDKYFSSKTQLQVSVQQLGKAICSFYEKEAQADYLTMVQVPALRTASPMEKQASLIFTRTVFDIFQEQFAESFGYHAERLEDGMVHRYRVTVDDGDEESHTVTFSPDQSTVCCSCCLFESCGILCRHALRVFIIEGVRFLPKAYVLKRWTKHAKSTVTLDNYTDLRGYSEDPSTSRYNDLCYDAIKCAKEGSASSELYKIAKDALHKALDEVMSLRNTRQQNLPNRTTSLKSPVKKFGKAKDTSAKSLKRVVSTIFPCFK, encoded by the exons ATGGAGGTCGAGGGGCAGGGTATGATGGAGCCCCAAGGGGTGGAGCTCGAGGACGACAGCATCAATTTCTGGGCCTCCCTCGGAGTGAGCACCACCCATGTCCATGGCGTCGACCAGATGCCTGCTCTGCATAATGTCCAGATGGTCGACCACCATGTACAGCTGCTGCCTGCGGCGACTACGGTGTCACACCCGCAGTCTGTCTGCAAGGAGCTATTCCCCGTGGAAGCCGACCCCTGCCTCGAGCCCCGGGTGGGGATGGAATTCGAGTCGGGCGAGGCTGCCAAGACCTTCTACATTGCCTATGCCGGCCGTGTCGGGTTCTCTGTCCGCATTGCTCGGTCCCGCAAGTCCAAGTGCAGCGAGTCAATCATCATGCTAAGGTTTGTTTGCTCCAAGGAGGGGTTCAGCAAGGAGAAGCGTGTCGTCgaggggaagaagacaagGAAAAGGCCAGCCTCCATTAGGGAGGGCTGCAACGCTATGCTTGAGGTTCTCCGCAGAGGCGACAACAAGTGGGTTGTCACCAAGCTTGTCAAGGAGCATAACCATGAGGTTGGGATGCCCAGCACAGTGCACTATATCGCCACTGAGAGCGATACTGTGGTTGACCCTTACATCGGTATGGAGTTTGAATCCCTTGAGTCTGCCAAGACATTCTACTACTCTTATGCTATTCGTGTGGGATTTGAAGCTCGCGTGCGCCAGTCCCGGAAGTCGCAAGATGAGTCACTCAAGATGCTGAAGCTTGTGTGCTCAAGGCACCGGTATCATTCAGGACGGGAAACCAATGCAGAGGATGCCAAGAGAGGGCAAGCCTTGGATCCCTTGAGAGATGGTTGTGAAGCACTATTTGAGATAATTCGGAAGCAGCAAGATGTTTGGATGGTCTCCAAACTCATCATAGAACATACTCATGAGCTGAACCCCGCACCACCAAGTAGAGTTTGCTGTGTCCGCTCACAAGGTGAGATACTTGTAATTGCAAAGAACTTTGCTGACACACGAAATCTCCTATTGAATGGGCAAGATTCCCAGCCTTCTCGAGAGATCCGGTATAATGATTTAGGACCAGAGGATGCTCAAAGCCTACTTGAATATCTTAGGAAGGTACAGGTCGAGGATCCTGCATTTTTTTACGCAGTGCAGCTTGACAAGAATGAGCAGACGGTCAATATCTTCTGGGCTGATGCTAACGCTAGGATGGCTTATTACCATTTTGGTGATGCTGTTAGGTTTGAGACAGCATACAGAAACAGCAAGGAGCATATACCTATTGTCATATTTTCTGGTGTCAATCATCATGTGCAGCCCGTTGTTTTTGGCTGCGCACTACTTGTCGATGAATCTGAAAAATCATTTGCATGGCTATTTGAAAAATGGCTTGAAGCAATGCATGTGAGGCCCCCTGTTTCTTTCGTAACAGAGCTGAACCAACAGatggcagcagctgctgccaAGGTACTACCTGACACCTGTCATATTTTCTGCGAGAAGCATATATTTGGTACTGTCAAGGAGGAGCTGCATAATATTTATCCAGAGCTAGACCATTTCATAACTGACCTGAGAAAGTGCATTGATGAATGTAGAATAGAAGAATCATTTGAATCATGTTGGGATTCTGTTCTCATAAAACATGGCTTCAGAAATAATGAAGTTTTACGGTCTCTTTATGATATTCGCCAACAATGGGCCCCTGCATACACAAAGAAATCATTTCATGCCGCAAACCTGCTTCCACAAAGCtctgaaaattttgaaaagaTTATTGATAAGTACTTCTCGTCCAAGACCCAGTTACAGGTTTCCGTGCAGCAACTTGGAAAAGCTATTTGTAGTTTCTATGAGAAAGAAGCTCAGGCGGATTATCTGACGATGGTTCAAGTACCAGCACTGAGGACTGCTTCACCGATGGAAAAACAAGCGAGTTTAATATTTACTAGGACAGTGTTTGATATATTTCAGGAGCAATTTGCCGAGTCCTTTGGGTACCATGCAGAGAGGCTTGAGGATGGGATGGTACATAGGTACCGTGTCACGGTAGATGATGGTGATGAGGAGTCACATACTGTCACTTTCAGTCCAGATCAAAGTACAGTGTGTTGTAGTTGTTGCCTTTTTGAGAGTTGTGGAATCTTGTGCAGGCATGCCCTTCGAGTGTTCATCATCGAAGGAGTACGTTTCCTTCCAAAGGCTTATGTCTTGAAACGCTGGACAAAACATGCAAAAAGTACTGTCACCTTGGACAACTACACTGATCTACGGGGATACTCTGAGGATCCTTCAACTTCAAGGTACAATGATCTTTGCTATGATGCAATCAAATGTGCAAAAGAGGGCTCGGCATCCTCTGAGCTCTATAAAATTGCTAAGGATGCACTGCACAAGGCTCTTGATGAGGTCATGTCTTTAAGGAATACCAGGCAGCAAAATCTGCCAAACCGTACAACGTCATTAAAAAGCCCAGTCAAGAAGTTTGGGAAGGCTAAAGATACCTCTGCCAAGAGCTTAAAGAG GGTTGTTTCCAccatatttccttgttttaaGTAG